Proteins from a single region of Lepus europaeus isolate LE1 chromosome 4, mLepTim1.pri, whole genome shotgun sequence:
- the CCNG1 gene encoding cyclin-G1 yields MIEVLTTDSQKLLHQLNTLLEQESRCQPKVCGLRLIESAHDNGLRMTARLRDFEVKDLLSLTQFFGFDTETFSLAVNLLDRFLSKMKVQPKHLGCVGLSCFYLAVKSIEEERNVPLATDLIRISQYRFTVSDLMRMEKIVLEKVCWKVKATTAFQFLQLYYSLIQENLPFERRNSLNFERLEAQLKACHCRIIFSKAKPSVLALSIIALEIQAQQCVELTEGIECLQKHSKINGRDLTFWQELVSKCLTEYSSNKCSKPNVQKLKWIVSGRTARQLKHSYYRIAHLPTIPEMVP; encoded by the exons ATGATAGAAGTACTGACAACTGACTCTCAGAAACTGCTACACCAGCTGAACACTTTGTTGGAACAAGAGTCTAGATGTCAGCCAAAGGTCTGCGGCTTGAGACTAATTGAGTCTGCACACGATAATGGCCTCAGAATGACTGCACGGCTGAGGGACTTCGAAGTGAAAGATCTTCTTAGTCTCACTCAGTTTTTTGGCTTTGACACGGAGACATTTTCTCTAGCTGTGAATTTACTGGACAGATTCCTGTCTAAAATGAAG gtaCAGCCCAAGCACCTTGGATGTGTTGGTCTGAGCTGTTTTTATTTGGCTGTAAAATCAATAGAAGAGGAAAGGAATGTCCCACTGGCAACTGACTTGATCCGGATAAGTCAGTATAGGTTCACGGTTTCAGActtgatgagaatggaaaagATTGTATTGGAGAAGGTGTGTTGGAAAGTCAAAGCTACTACTGCCTTTCAGTTTCTGCAACTCTATTATTCACTCATTCAAGAGAACTTGCCATTTGAAAG gagaaaTAGCCTTAATTTTGAAAGACTGGAAGCTCAACTTAAGGCATGTCACTGCAGGATCATATTTTCTAAAGCAAAG CCTTCTGTGTTGGCTTTGTCTATCATTGCATTGGAGATCCAAGCACAGCAGTGTGTGGAGTTAACAGAAGGAATAGAATGTCTTCAGAAACATTCCAAG ATAAATGGCAGAGATTTGACCTTCTGGCAAGAGCTTGTATCAAAGTGCTTAACTGAGTATTCATCAAACAAGTGTTCAAAACCGAATGTTCAGAAGTTAAAATGGATTGTGTCTGGGCGTACTGCACGGCAGTTGAAGCATAGTTATTACAGAATAGCTCACCTTCCAACAATTCCTGAAATGGTTCCTTAA